From the genome of Faecalibacterium prausnitzii:
CGCCGGTCAAGTCACACAGGGCATCCAGGGCATCGTCCACGCAGACCGATACGGCATCCAGCCCGAACCCGCCCGCTGCGGCCTCCAGCGCACCGGCGACCGCTTCCCGCGCACGGGTGGCGGCGGCAAGCTGCCGCTGCCCCGAAAGGCTGGCAGCGTGGGGGTCGATCTGGTTCGTGCCCAGCAGCCGCGCCACCGCCGAGGCGATGAGCTTCCGTGCCCCCTCCTCCTGGCAGCAGACCGGCAGCACCATCGCGAAATAGGGCGCGATGACCTCCGCGTCGAACCGGGTCGGCTTGTCCTCCTTGTTGATGAGGGCAATGGCCGGGCGGCCCGCACACTTCCGGGCCAGCGCAAGGTCCTCCCGCGTCAGCGGCTCCGAACCGTCAAAGACGGCCAGCACCAGCCCAGCCTCGTCCAGTTTCTTCCAGCTGCGGCGGATGCCCTCGGCCTCGATGACGTCTTCGGTATCCCGCAGTCCGGCGGTGTCGAAGAGGTTCAGCCGGATGTCGCCCAGCCGGACGGCCTGTTCCACCACGTCGCGGGTCGTGCCCGCCACCGGGGTCACGATGGCCCGGTCGAACCCGGCCAGCAGGTTCAGCAGGGTGGATTTTCCTGCATTGGGCCGGCCCACGATGGCACAATCCACGCCTTCGCGCAGAACGGCCCCGGCATCGTAGTTCCGGATGAGGATATCCAGCTCGTCCTTCACGCTGCCCAGCACGGCTTGCAGATGGGTCTCGTCCAGCTCCAGCACATCTTCCTCCGGGAAATCCACCCACGCGGCCAGATGGGCCTGCAGACTGGTCAGGGCCTCTTTTTCGGCGGCGATCTTTCTGGCCAGCGCCCCGCCCAGCGAAGCATTGGCCAGCGCGGCCCCCTGTCTGCCATCCGCAGACACCAGATCCATGACGGCCTCGGCCTGGGTCAGGCTGAGCTTGCCGTTCAGGAAGGCGCGGCGGGTGTACTCGCCCGGCGCAGCAGGCGCAGCCCCGGCCTCGATGCAGCTTTCCACCAGCCGCCGGGCCACAGCGCTGCCGCCGTGGCAGCTCAGCTCCACCACGTCCTCGCCGGTGTAGCTGTGGGGTGCCCGGAAAAAGAGGGCGACCCCCTCATCGAAGGCTTCCTCCCCTTCCAGAAATGTTCCGAACAGGGCGGTGTAGCCTTTGGCCCCGGCCACGGTCCGGTCCGGGTTCGCGGGGCGGAACACCCGCGCCGCCACGGCGTAGCTCTCCGGCCCCGAAAGGCGCACGACGGCAATGCCGCCCGCCCCCGGTGCTGTTGCAATGGCTGCAATGGTCGAATCCTGCATCTGTGTCCCCTCCCGCTGGTTTGAATCAAAATTTATTGTACCACGAACCGACGAAAAAGGGAAGTTTTTCTTCGCAGGCGGCCTGTGTGCAAAACAAAAGCTGCCCCTTCCCGGCAGTTTTCCACCAGAAAGGGGCAGCATGGTTCAAAACTCAGCGATCAGATCTCGATCTTGCCGAAGCTGAAATCGGCGAAGTCGTCCACGCGCTCGGTGCGCTTGGGTGCTACGGGTGCTGCATCCTCCGCGTCGCGGGGCGCATAGGTGCGCTCCGGCACACCGGAGCCGCGGCCGCCGCGGCTGCCTGCCGGGCGGGGTCCGCTGCGGTAGCCGCCGCGATTGCTGCCATTGCGGTCGCCGTTCCGGTTCCCGCGATAGCCGCCATTCCGGTTTCCACCGTTCCGGCGGCCGTTGCCGCGCGGGCGGCGCTCGCCGTAGGTGTTGTCGGTCTGGGCATCGGGTGCGGTGGAGTAGATGACCACACGGCGGTCACGGCCTTCGCCCTTGCTCTCGCTGCGGACGCCCTCCATCTTGCCGATGGCAGAGTGGATGATGCGGCGCTCGTAGGGGTTCATCGGCTCCATGGCAAAGCTGCGGCCGGTCTTGCGGACCTTGGCACCGATGCGCTGCGCCAGAGCGGTCAGATCGCTCTCGCGCTTGTCGCGGTAACCGGCCACATCCAGACCCAGCTTGATGTAATCGCCTTCCAGACGGTTGGCCACCAGGCTTGCCAGATAGGACAGGCTCTCCATGGTCTCGCCGCGGCGGCCGATGAGGGCACCCAGCTTCTCGCCATCCAGACGGATGATGGTG
Proteins encoded in this window:
- the jag gene encoding RNA-binding cell elongation regulator Jag/EloR → MIRTQEATGKTVDEARAKACALLGVQAEDMNVSYEVLEMPQKTGFLGLKLTPAKVRVSVEEPDAPKAPEAPAAAEAPAPVEEKVEVPAAPAAEETAPAEEPKAEEAAPAAEAAPAEEAEEVEVPINIEENSKVKAAVEYLQEVITRMGVNDVTFSAVQKGEATIIRLDGEKLGALIGRRGETMESLSYLASLVANRLEGDYIKLGLDVAGYRDKRESDLTALAQRIGAKVRKTGRSFAMEPMNPYERRIIHSAIGKMEGVRSESKGEGRDRRVVIYSTAPDAQTDNTYGERRPRGNGRRNGGNRNGGYRGNRNGDRNGSNRGGYRSGPRPAGSRGGRGSGVPERTYAPRDAEDAAPVAPKRTERVDDFADFSFGKIEI
- the mnmE gene encoding tRNA uridine-5-carboxymethylaminomethyl(34) synthesis GTPase MnmE, yielding MQDSTIAAIATAPGAGGIAVVRLSGPESYAVAARVFRPANPDRTVAGAKGYTALFGTFLEGEEAFDEGVALFFRAPHSYTGEDVVELSCHGGSAVARRLVESCIEAGAAPAAPGEYTRRAFLNGKLSLTQAEAVMDLVSADGRQGAALANASLGGALARKIAAEKEALTSLQAHLAAWVDFPEEDVLELDETHLQAVLGSVKDELDILIRNYDAGAVLREGVDCAIVGRPNAGKSTLLNLLAGFDRAIVTPVAGTTRDVVEQAVRLGDIRLNLFDTAGLRDTEDVIEAEGIRRSWKKLDEAGLVLAVFDGSEPLTREDLALARKCAGRPAIALINKEDKPTRFDAEVIAPYFAMVLPVCCQEEGARKLIASAVARLLGTNQIDPHAASLSGQRQLAAATRAREAVAGALEAAAGGFGLDAVSVCVDDALDALCDLTGENASEAVINEVFERFCVGK